In a genomic window of Octadecabacter temperatus:
- a CDS encoding NAD(P)(+) transhydrogenase (Re/Si-specific) subunit beta: MEFGFTTAAYVVAAVLFILSLGGLSGQESAKRAVWYGIVGMALAVAATLVGPGSGFWLLSLLLIAGGGAIGYQLATKVQMTQMPELVAAMHSLVGLAAVFVGFIAHFEMGRVAGLIAENADLKELGTFAALIAKKSTVELNILRVELFLGIFIGAITFTGSIIAYGKLAGKVDSAATKLPGGHMLNIAAAAVSVITLIWYFNTGGFFPLFLMTLAALFIGYHLIMGIGGADMPVVVSMLNSYSGWAAAAIGFSLGNDLLIVVGALVGSSGAILSYIMCKAMNRSFVSVILGGFGGPAGEQMAVEGEQIAIDVDGVATALEEADSIIIIPGYGMAVAQAQQNVAELTRRLRAKGKNVRFAIHPVAGRLPGHMNVLLAEAKVPYDIVMEMDEINEDFPETDVAIVIGSNDIVNPAAQDDPNSPIAGMPVLECWKAKQVFVSKRGQGTGYSGIENPLFFKDNTRMFYGDAKASLDALLGKIS; encoded by the coding sequence ATGGAATTTGGTTTCACAACAGCAGCTTACGTAGTTGCAGCAGTTCTTTTCATCCTGTCATTGGGTGGTCTTTCTGGCCAAGAAAGCGCGAAACGCGCGGTGTGGTACGGTATCGTTGGTATGGCCTTGGCCGTCGCTGCGACACTGGTCGGACCGGGTAGCGGTTTCTGGCTTTTGTCGCTTCTGCTGATCGCAGGTGGCGGTGCCATTGGGTATCAGCTCGCCACGAAGGTTCAGATGACGCAAATGCCTGAGCTGGTTGCAGCGATGCACTCGCTCGTCGGCCTTGCGGCGGTGTTTGTTGGCTTTATCGCTCACTTTGAGATGGGTCGCGTTGCTGGCCTTATCGCGGAAAACGCGGACCTTAAGGAACTCGGGACATTCGCGGCACTTATCGCCAAGAAATCAACGGTTGAGCTTAACATCCTTCGCGTTGAGCTGTTCCTTGGTATCTTCATCGGTGCGATCACCTTCACAGGTTCGATCATTGCTTACGGTAAGTTGGCGGGCAAAGTGGATTCTGCAGCGACGAAACTGCCGGGCGGCCACATGCTCAACATCGCTGCGGCAGCAGTTTCCGTGATCACACTGATTTGGTACTTCAACACAGGCGGGTTCTTCCCACTGTTCCTCATGACTTTGGCTGCGCTGTTTATCGGCTACCACCTGATCATGGGAATTGGCGGCGCGGATATGCCTGTCGTGGTTTCCATGTTGAACAGCTATTCTGGTTGGGCCGCAGCGGCGATTGGTTTCTCCCTCGGGAACGACCTGTTGATCGTTGTTGGTGCGCTGGTTGGTTCCTCTGGTGCGATCCTGTCCTACATCATGTGTAAGGCGATGAACCGTTCGTTCGTGTCCGTTATCTTGGGTGGCTTTGGTGGCCCAGCGGGTGAGCAGATGGCCGTTGAGGGCGAGCAAATCGCCATCGACGTGGACGGTGTTGCGACGGCTTTGGAAGAAGCTGACAGCATCATCATCATCCCAGGTTACGGTATGGCCGTGGCGCAGGCACAGCAGAACGTCGCTGAACTGACACGCCGTTTGCGTGCTAAAGGCAAAAATGTACGCTTTGCGATCCACCCTGTTGCGGGTCGTTTGCCGGGTCATATGAACGTGCTCTTGGCAGAAGCCAAAGTGCCATATGACATCGTGATGGAAATGGACGAGATCAACGAGGACTTCCCAGAAACGGACGTCGCTATCGTGATCGGTTCCAATGACATCGTGAACCCAGCTGCGCAGGACGATCCGAACTCCCCAATCGCGGGCATGCCGGTTCTGGAATGCTGGAAAGCCAAGCAGGTATTCGTGTCCAAGCGTGGCCAAGGTACTGGCTACTCCGGCATCGAGAACCCGTTGTTCTTCAAGGACAACACACGCATGTTCTACGGCGATGCGAAGGCATCCTTGGACGCGTTGCTCGGTAAAATTAGCTAA
- a CDS encoding pseudouridine synthase — MTTILFNKPFGVLTQFTDVKSPTERPTLSGFNLPKGVYAAGRLDRDSEGLLVLTDDGKLQAKLSSPKFKTPKTYLVQVEGDPSDADIAPLRTSVTLKDGPTQPAKVRLIDPPDLWLRDPPVRVRKSIPDRWIEVTITEGRNRQVRRMCAHIGFPCLRLVRWSVGAWSLDGLAQGRWRDERA, encoded by the coding sequence ATGACCACAATTCTGTTCAATAAACCCTTCGGCGTTCTCACCCAGTTTACGGACGTCAAAAGCCCAACCGAACGCCCAACACTCTCAGGCTTCAACCTTCCCAAAGGGGTCTACGCTGCGGGTCGTTTGGATCGCGATAGCGAAGGTCTGCTGGTGCTGACTGATGACGGCAAACTTCAAGCCAAGCTATCTAGCCCGAAGTTCAAGACCCCCAAAACCTACCTGGTTCAGGTTGAAGGTGATCCATCAGACGCGGACATCGCCCCGCTTCGCACATCAGTGACCCTCAAAGACGGCCCGACCCAACCTGCCAAAGTACGCCTCATAGATCCGCCCGACCTTTGGTTGCGCGATCCGCCCGTGCGGGTGCGAAAATCGATCCCCGATCGCTGGATTGAGGTCACAATCACCGAAGGTCGCAACCGCCAAGTCCGCCGAATGTGCGCCCATATTGGCTTCCCGTGCTTGCGACTTGTGCGTTGGTCGGTTGGGGCATGGTCGTTAGACGGATTGGCGCAAGGCCGCTGGCGGGACGAACGCGCGTAA
- a CDS encoding Re/Si-specific NAD(P)(+) transhydrogenase subunit alpha — protein MKIGTPKELFEGENRVAMTPASALELQKLGHTCVIETKAGAAAGFSDKDYKDAGVEVVKTAAALWKAADIVAKVRVPDDGEMKRLSADQTLISFFSPVADEAKMKSAARKGATVVAMEMIPRISRAQKMDALSSMANIAGYRAVIEAGNNFPRFFTGQITAAGKVPPAKVLVVGAGVAGLAAIGTSTSLGAITYAFDVRPEVAEQVESMGAEFVFLDFEEEQADGASTGGYAAVSSPEFAEAQLAKFREIAPDMDIVITTALIPNREAPELWTADMVASMKPGSVIVDLAAEKGGNCKLTVKDEKIVTDNGVTIIGYTDFPSRMAAQSSTLYATNIRHLMTDLTPEKDGVVDHNMEDDVIRGATVAHGKEVTFPPPPPKIQAIAAQPKAAVVELTPEEKRAAETEAFKAQTKQQVTLLGIGAAVILLAGLWAPASFMQHFIVFVLSIFIGFQVIWGVAHSLHTPLMAVTNAISSIIILGALMQIGSGSFLVVLLAGLALFMTGINIFGGFLVTRRMLAMFQKS, from the coding sequence ATGAAAATCGGCACGCCAAAAGAACTGTTTGAGGGAGAGAACCGCGTCGCGATGACGCCGGCATCTGCTCTCGAACTTCAGAAATTGGGGCACACTTGTGTGATCGAAACCAAAGCAGGCGCAGCCGCGGGTTTCTCGGACAAGGACTATAAAGATGCAGGCGTTGAGGTTGTTAAAACCGCCGCCGCGTTGTGGAAGGCGGCAGACATTGTTGCCAAGGTCCGCGTTCCCGACGACGGCGAGATGAAACGCCTGTCTGCGGATCAGACGCTCATTTCCTTCTTCAGCCCAGTCGCTGACGAAGCCAAAATGAAATCTGCGGCCCGTAAAGGTGCCACAGTTGTCGCGATGGAGATGATCCCACGCATCAGCCGCGCCCAGAAGATGGATGCGTTGTCCTCGATGGCGAACATCGCAGGCTACCGTGCGGTTATTGAAGCGGGTAACAACTTCCCACGTTTCTTTACAGGTCAAATCACCGCTGCGGGTAAGGTTCCGCCAGCGAAAGTTCTGGTTGTCGGGGCAGGGGTCGCGGGTCTTGCGGCTATCGGCACATCGACGTCCCTTGGCGCGATCACCTATGCGTTCGACGTTCGCCCTGAAGTGGCCGAGCAGGTTGAATCCATGGGCGCGGAATTTGTGTTCCTCGACTTTGAAGAAGAACAGGCCGACGGCGCATCCACAGGTGGTTACGCCGCTGTGTCATCGCCAGAGTTCGCCGAAGCGCAGCTTGCCAAGTTCCGCGAAATTGCACCTGACATGGACATAGTTATCACCACGGCGTTGATTCCGAACCGCGAGGCGCCTGAGCTTTGGACGGCCGACATGGTTGCTTCCATGAAGCCTGGTTCTGTGATCGTTGACCTTGCCGCTGAAAAGGGCGGCAACTGTAAACTGACCGTCAAGGACGAGAAGATCGTCACCGACAACGGTGTGACCATCATCGGCTACACCGATTTCCCATCCCGTATGGCAGCGCAATCATCCACGCTTTACGCGACCAACATCCGCCATCTGATGACCGATCTGACCCCTGAAAAGGACGGTGTGGTCGATCACAACATGGAAGACGATGTCATCCGCGGCGCGACAGTGGCCCATGGCAAGGAAGTGACCTTCCCGCCGCCGCCTCCAAAAATCCAAGCGATTGCAGCACAGCCTAAAGCGGCCGTCGTTGAGCTGACACCAGAAGAAAAGCGTGCAGCAGAAACCGAAGCGTTCAAAGCGCAGACCAAGCAGCAGGTTACGCTTCTTGGAATCGGTGCCGCCGTTATCTTGCTCGCGGGCCTTTGGGCGCCAGCATCGTTTATGCAGCACTTTATTGTCTTCGTTCTGTCGATCTTTATCGGCTTCCAAGTCATCTGGGGTGTGGCGCACAGCCTGCACACACCACTGATGGCTGTAACGAACGCGATCAGCTCGATCATCATTTTGGGCGCACTCATGCAGATCGGATCGGGGTCTTTCCTTGTTGTTCTGCTTGCGGGTCTTGCCTTGTTCATGACGGGTATCAACATCTTTGGCGGGTTCCTCGTCACACGGCGCATGCTTGCCATGTTCCAGAAATCTTAA
- a CDS encoding ArsR/SmtB family transcription factor: MDKSTNQNLDKVFSALSDSTRRAILMKLTNGDVGVMDLAAPFDMSQPAISRHIKVLETAGLVTRHRQGTHRMCRLAPDALGEIEPWLSMIADRYRNKYDRLDVVLEAMTPTIQGDE, from the coding sequence ATGGATAAATCGACGAACCAAAACCTCGACAAAGTCTTTTCGGCCCTCTCCGATAGCACCCGGCGGGCGATCCTGATGAAACTCACCAACGGCGACGTTGGCGTCATGGATCTCGCCGCCCCGTTCGACATGAGCCAACCTGCGATTTCACGTCATATCAAGGTGTTGGAAACAGCGGGGCTTGTGACGCGCCACCGCCAAGGCACCCACCGCATGTGCCGCTTGGCCCCTGATGCCCTTGGCGAAATTGAACCGTGGTTGAGCATGATCGCCGACCGTTACCGCAATAAATACGATCGCTTGGACGTTGTCCTAGAGGCGATGACCCCAACAATACAAGGAGACGAATAA
- a CDS encoding SRPBCC domain-containing protein, producing MPPLQLTLEGDTDVLVTRKFNATPENVYRAHLEPELICQWMAAWPGWTMPACETDSREGGAFRFEFDGGEEGAFTTTGEYITLTPSSLIVHVERMHMPDPAPDSHVCTTFEASGTGTLLTLKMSLPDAESRQGMMDMGAADGMELSYAKLDEIMS from the coding sequence ATGCCACCACTTCAACTTACCCTAGAGGGCGACACAGACGTTCTTGTCACACGAAAGTTCAACGCGACGCCCGAAAACGTCTACCGCGCCCATCTTGAGCCAGAGCTGATTTGCCAATGGATGGCAGCATGGCCAGGCTGGACGATGCCCGCCTGCGAAACAGATTCCCGCGAAGGTGGCGCATTCCGGTTCGAGTTTGATGGCGGTGAAGAAGGCGCGTTCACGACGACAGGTGAATACATCACGCTCACGCCGAGCTCGCTGATCGTTCACGTGGAACGCATGCATATGCCGGATCCCGCGCCAGACAGCCATGTTTGCACGACGTTTGAGGCGTCTGGCACGGGCACATTGTTGACCCTAAAGATGTCTTTACCGGATGCTGAATCCCGCCAAGGGATGATGGACATGGGCGCCGCTGACGGCATGGAATTGTCCTACGCCAAGCTGGATGAAATCATGTCGTAA
- a CDS encoding methyltransferase family protein — translation MENSPLKSPLKWIDIPPVWLVAALLAAYFLGQSQPWNLSIAHPVTQFLAAVLIGGGLILMLLAIAEMRRQKTTVIPHLEADQLVQSGIFKHSRNPIYLGDVMILAGFILRWDAPVALPLIPILLWVLEKRFVIPEENRLRRKFRQDFFKYTQKTRRWI, via the coding sequence ATGGAAAACTCGCCCCTTAAATCACCGCTCAAGTGGATCGACATACCTCCAGTTTGGTTGGTCGCCGCGTTGTTGGCCGCATACTTCCTTGGCCAAAGCCAACCATGGAACCTTAGCATTGCGCATCCGGTGACCCAATTCTTGGCCGCTGTTTTGATTGGCGGTGGTTTGATATTGATGCTTTTGGCCATAGCGGAAATGCGCCGCCAAAAGACGACAGTCATTCCGCATCTGGAGGCAGATCAGCTGGTGCAGTCGGGCATTTTCAAACACTCCCGCAACCCGATTTACTTGGGCGATGTAATGATTTTGGCGGGCTTCATCTTACGCTGGGATGCGCCTGTCGCGCTGCCATTAATTCCAATTTTGCTTTGGGTGCTAGAGAAACGGTTTGTCATCCCAGAAGAAAACCGTTTGCGCCGTAAGTTCCGGCAGGACTTTTTCAAGTACACACAAAAAACCCGCCGCTGGATCTAA
- the yghX gene encoding YghX family hydrolase, translating into MTRMTAKDFDQELLDLYDFYAHGKITKRQFLDRAGKFAVGGVTAVSLLGMLSPDYALAEQVSFTDEDILPEYITYPSPNGTGDVRGYLVKPANVTGPVPSVLVIHENRGLNPYIEDVARRVAKAGFIALAPDGLTSVGGYPGNDVEGRELQRTVDGTELMNDFFAGFEHLMGREDTTDKVGAVGFCYGGGVCNALAVAYPEMAASVPFYGRQPATEDVPKINAAMLMQYGELDERINAGWPAYEEALKAAGTTYEGHIYEAANHGFHNDSTPRYDEEKAELAWSRTIEWFNTYLV; encoded by the coding sequence ATGACCCGGATGACTGCCAAAGACTTCGATCAAGAACTGCTCGATCTCTATGATTTCTACGCCCACGGTAAAATCACCAAGCGCCAATTTCTGGACCGCGCAGGGAAGTTCGCCGTCGGCGGTGTGACAGCGGTTTCGTTGTTGGGGATGCTCAGCCCTGATTACGCGCTTGCTGAACAAGTTTCGTTTACCGACGAAGATATCTTGCCCGAATATATCACTTACCCGTCCCCCAATGGCACGGGCGACGTGCGTGGCTATCTGGTGAAACCCGCGAATGTGACAGGACCTGTGCCATCGGTGTTGGTGATCCACGAAAACCGTGGCCTTAATCCTTACATTGAAGACGTCGCCCGCCGCGTGGCGAAGGCAGGGTTCATCGCGCTGGCCCCCGATGGACTAACATCTGTGGGCGGCTATCCGGGCAATGACGTTGAAGGGCGCGAATTGCAACGCACCGTCGACGGCACAGAACTGATGAACGACTTTTTCGCAGGCTTCGAACACCTGATGGGCCGCGAAGACACCACTGACAAAGTTGGCGCAGTTGGGTTCTGTTACGGTGGTGGCGTTTGTAATGCGCTGGCCGTGGCCTACCCTGAAATGGCAGCATCTGTTCCATTCTATGGCCGTCAGCCCGCGACTGAGGACGTGCCGAAAATCAATGCCGCGATGCTGATGCAATATGGTGAACTAGACGAACGCATCAATGCAGGTTGGCCCGCTTATGAAGAAGCACTGAAAGCCGCTGGAACAACCTATGAGGGCCACATCTACGAGGCCGCTAACCACGGTTTCCACAACGACAGCACGCCGCGCTATGACGAAGAAAAAGCCGAGCTTGCGTGGTCCCGCACGATTGAATGGTTCAACACCTACCTCGTTTAA